A genomic region of Raphanus sativus cultivar WK10039 chromosome 6, ASM80110v3, whole genome shotgun sequence contains the following coding sequences:
- the LOC108813411 gene encoding uncharacterized protein LOC108813411 — protein MATPSPPPPTVNLWVVLTESKRIINAHSRHFLALSVLFLLPISFSITVYPSISLLIINQSSPSHTTLSLLRIHQPPNPKTVLLLLITYIIFVTVFNLLSIGSITYSIFQGFYGRPVKLISAVKSSFTSFLPLLATLVSSNSIVFAILLILGLAAFSLTRVIIELIVPSLEVDYDYFQALSAVVILIFVAIVTKLYVNWILAWVVVVVESSYGLTPLKRSRCLVKGMESVSLSMIVVFSIAQSSMVWISTVVAASEIGNGGKLWTNVFFFVVQIVITSALLTGLMLYNLAGTTVMYMYCKAVQGELAWEIAEEFAREYVSLPFDDCKVPHVVSVAYNG, from the coding sequence ATGGCGACACCATCTCCTCCCCCTCCAACGGTGAATCTCTGGGTAGTCTTAACAGAATCAAAACGGATAATCAACGCCCACTCCCGCCACTTCCTCGCTCTCTCCGTCCtcttcctcctccccatctccTTCTCCATAACCGTCTACCCATCCATCTCCCTCCTCATCATCAACCAATCCTCCCCTTCTCACACCACCCTCTCTCTCCTCCGCATCCATCAACCACCAAACCCCAAGACCGTCCTCCTCCTTCTGATCACTTACATAATCTTCGTCACCGTCTTCAACCTCTTATCCATCGGATCAATCACCTACAGTATCTTCCAAGGCTTCTACGGAAGGCCCGTGAAACTCATCTCCGCCGTCAAGTCAAGCTTCACCTCCTTCTTACCTCTCCTCGCTACCCTCGTCTCCTCCAACTCCATCGTCTTCGCCATCTTACTCATTCTAGGTCTCGCAGCCTTCTCGTTGACTCGCGTCATCATCGAGCTCATCGTCCCGAGTCTTGAAGTCGATTACGATTACTTCCAAGCTCTCTCCGCCGTTGTAATACTCATCTTCGTCGCCATCGTGACCAAGCTCTACGTGAATTGGATCCTCGCGTGGGTCGTCGTTGTTGTTGAATCGTCTTATGGGTTGACGCCGTTGAAGAGAAGCAGATGCTTGGTCAAAGGCATGGAAAGCGTTTCTCTTTCCATGATCGTTGTCTTCAGTATAGCCCAGTCGAGTATGGTCTGGATCAGCACCGTCGTAGCAGCTTCCGAAATTGGAAATGGCGGGAAACTGTGGACTAACGTTTTCTTCTTCGTGGTCCAGATCGTGATCACGTCTGCGTTGCTAACGGGTTTGATGTTGTACAATCTTGCGGGGACCACCGTGATGTATATGTACTGTAAAGCTGTTCAGGGCGAGCTTGCTTGGGAGATAGCTGAGGAGTTTGCGAGAGAGTATGTGAGTTTGCCCTTTGATGATTGTAAAGTTCCTCACGTGGTGTCTGTAGCTTACAACGGATGA